In Candidatus Zymogenus saltonus, the DNA window CTTACACCATCTGGGCTTGATTCCACCAACAGTCCCATCTTCCCCTAAACATATTATATATTGTGACCCCCTACTCGTCCAGCGCCTTGATAAGCGGCGCTATCATGTTGTCGTTCATGCCGGCCTGAAACTTCTTCCTGAATCCCTTGATCTTCAGAAGCGGCGGCAATATCCTTCCCATAATCCGCATCTTCCGCTGGCCGTGTGGAAAGTCGAAGAGGTTGTGTTCGACGTAATACTTGTGGTTTTCGAGAAAGATGAAGCGCGTGGCGAAGTTGAGGTCCCTCAATATCTTGTGACCCCCCACCCCGAGGAAGGTCGGCGGTCTGCTATAGCCTGTCTCGAGGTTCGTTATCACCCTGTCCGCAAGGTCGCCGAGGAGGGCGGTCACCCTTGAAGAATCCTTATCCTCGTCCGTCACGAAGGCGTTGATATTGAGCCCGAAGGTCTCGCCGAAGCATAGAAATAGCTGTTTCAGGTTCGGTATCTGTGAAAGCGGCCCGGATATGATAAATCCCCCCTGCTTGCCCACCAGCGTGGGCCTGTGGGCGTTGACGAAAAACCTATCGAAGAAAAGCTTCCACCGGCTCGACAGATACTTGTCCACTATCGTCCCGGCATAGATTATAGCGTCGGCGGGGAGCATCTTATCTCTGTAGATACGGTTCATATCGTCGTTGTATGCGCATATCCCGTCGTAGGTGCACCTGAGGCAGTTGGTGCACCCCCCGAGGAGCTTTACCTCGTTCAGGTTTACCACCTCAACCTCGCTTTCCGTCGACTTGATGAATGTGTCTGTCATCCTGCCGAGATTGACATCCCCTTTTTTTTGGTCGGTAATCAACAGTATCCTGTAATCCTTTCCCTTGGGGCTTTCTTTGACCTTGGACGGCGAATATTTCGGGACGTTGTGCTTCATGGGTGGATACCCCTTTGGTGTGGGTATCTTATTCTTGACGTGGTTGAAGAAATCCTCGGCGAAGAGGAGGAGGTTCTTTCTCGTCTTCGGTTCCACGAGTTGGTTGAACATCACCGAAAAAGGGGTGATGAAGCTCATGTCCAGGTCTTCCGATATTGCGTGGATGTAGTTTAGGGAGGTGTGGTCAAAGAAGTGCATCGACGTGGTTATGGCGGTGGCGTACTTCCCCTTGAAGGCGGCGGTCGCCTTCTTCTCGAAGCAAAGCTCGATAAACCTCTTCATCCTCGATGGGACGAGGAAGTAGTGAATCGGATAAACCCAGAATATGGCGTCCGTCTTCTTGATACTATCGATTACCTCCTTGAAAAACTCCGGCTTCGTGTCCAGCTGATCCGATTCGTAGCCGATATTGAAGACGGTGTACTCATTTTCGGGGAAGTGCTTCATTATGTAGTTCATGTACTGCATCGTGTTGCTCTTTTGGCCCTTCGGGCTTCCACCCAGTACCGTAATCTTCATGATTTTCCTCACATTATTTACAATTATCTCATTCCATACGAGCTTGGTTGGGGTTTGAGCTCGCTCCCAAGGGACTATTTTACATTTCGCTTATATTATTGTCAAACAATATGGAAAAAAAGAATCTTGCAAAAAAGTG includes these proteins:
- a CDS encoding NAD(P)H-dependent oxidoreductase, which codes for MKITVLGGSPKGQKSNTMQYMNYIMKHFPENEYTVFNIGYESDQLDTKPEFFKEVIDSIKKTDAIFWVYPIHYFLVPSRMKRFIELCFEKKATAAFKGKYATAITTSMHFFDHTSLNYIHAISEDLDMSFITPFSVMFNQLVEPKTRKNLLLFAEDFFNHVKNKIPTPKGYPPMKHNVPKYSPSKVKESPKGKDYRILLITDQKKGDVNLGRMTDTFIKSTESEVEVVNLNEVKLLGGCTNCLRCTYDGICAYNDDMNRIYRDKMLPADAIIYAGTIVDKYLSSRWKLFFDRFFVNAHRPTLVGKQGGFIISGPLSQIPNLKQLFLCFGETFGLNINAFVTDEDKDSSRVTALLGDLADRVITNLETGYSRPPTFLGVGGHKILRDLNFATRFIFLENHKYYVEHNLFDFPHGQRKMRIMGRILPPLLKIKGFRKKFQAGMNDNMIAPLIKALDE